The genome window AGTCGGAAGATCAGCTCGGCATCTCGAAACCGGGCGGCAGCTGCATGCCGCCGGTGACACCGGACATCTTCTCCTGCACGGCGGATTCGACCTTCTCGGCGGCGTGGTTGATGGCCGCAGCTACCAGATCCTCGAGAAATTCCTTGTCCTCTTCCAGCACGGAGGGGTCGATCTCCACCCGCTTGGCCTTGTACTTGCCGGTCATCGTGACCTTGACGAGCCCGGCCCCGGACTCGCCGATGACCTCCATGTTCGCGACTTCTTCCTGAGCCTGGCGCATCTGTTCCTGCATCTTCTGCGCCTGCTGCATCATCTGGCCGAGTGCACCTTTCATGACGATTCCTCTGCTGCGGCGCGTTCGCGCCGCGATGGTGGGGAGACTGCTGCCGCCGGAGAACCGGCGCTAGTGCAACAGACGGATATCCTCGCGCGGCAGTTCCGCGCCCAGGCGCGCGTTCAGCGCGCGGAAGACCGGCGATGCCTCCAGCCGCTCGCCGGCTGCATCCAGCGCCCGCGCGCGCTCCGCGCGCAGGATGCGCGTCGGTGTCCAGTCACCGAGCTGACGCACGCAGTCGATGCGCACGGCCTTGCCGAAGGCCTCGCGCAGGCGGGCGAGACGCTCGTCGCGCAACAGGTGCTGCATGTCCTCGGCGAGCTGCAGTACCAGCTCATCGTCGTCCTCGAAACCCACCACGCAGTTGCGCGCCAGCTCGCGCGCATAGGCTTCCAGCGTCGCCGCCTCGATGCGCTCGTGCCAGGCGCGTGCCGCCGCCGAGGGTGCGTCGTCCAGGTCGGCAGGCGATGGGGTCGCTAACGCTTCGGGCGCGGCCTCAATGGGTGCGGACTCGGTGGTCGATGCGGCACTCGCTGCCGGCGCTGCCGTGGTGGGTGCGGCTGCGGGCTCGCTGCTCTGCCCGGTCGCGCCGCCCTCCGGGGCGCCCTCGACCGCGCCGGCGCGGAAGCACCACATGCGCAGCAGAGCCATCTCGAAGCCGATACGCGCCGACGGCGCCCAGGCCAGATCGCGGCGCGCGTGCACAGCCATGTCGTAGAAGACCTGCACATCGGCCGTTGCCAGCTTCGGCGCCAATGCCGTCGCCTCCTGGCCGCGCGCGCCTTCGGCTGCCGATTGACCGAAGGCCTGCGTGAAGGCCACTGCCTGCAGCAGGCTGGCGAGGTCATCGAGCAGCGCGCCGTGGTCGACGGCCATCTCGGCGAGTTCCTGAAGGGCGGCGCGCAGCGCCGCGCCGTCGCCGGCGGCGATGGCCTGCAGGCTCTGCACCA of Algiphilus aromaticivorans DG1253 contains these proteins:
- a CDS encoding YbaB/EbfC family nucleoid-associated protein, producing MKGALGQMMQQAQKMQEQMRQAQEEVANMEVIGESGAGLVKVTMTGKYKAKRVEIDPSVLEEDKEFLEDLVAAAINHAAEKVESAVQEKMSGVTGGMQLPPGFEMPS
- the dnaX gene encoding DNA polymerase III subunit gamma/tau, producing MSYMALARRYRPRSFDEVLGQPSVVRALRNALDGDSLHPALLLSGTRGVGKTTLARILAKALNCETGVGSNPCGECGACREIDEGRFVDLLEIDAASRTKVEDTRAMLDNVQYAPVRGRYKIYLIDEVHMLSGHSFNALLKTLEEPPDHVKFVLATTDPQKLPVTVLSRCLQLHLRALPEATVVSLLDKVLEAEGRESEPDAVALLAEAADGSMRDALSLLDQAVAHAGGGKLEGQAIGEMLGLGGQKALVQSLQAIAAGDGAALRAALQELAEMAVDHGALLDDLASLLQAVAFTQAFGQSAAEGARGQEATALAPKLATADVQVFYDMAVHARRDLAWAPSARIGFEMALLRMWCFRAGAVEGAPEGGATGQSSEPAAAPTTAAPAASAASTTESAPIEAAPEALATPSPADLDDAPSAAARAWHERIEAATLEAYARELARNCVVGFEDDDELVLQLAEDMQHLLRDERLARLREAFGKAVRIDCVRQLGDWTPTRILRAERARALDAAGERLEASPVFRALNARLGAELPREDIRLLH